From Variimorphobacter saccharofermentans, one genomic window encodes:
- a CDS encoding nucleotidyltransferase domain-containing protein translates to MNEIKTVLDEVVSALADVSGIQAVVLGGSRARGTHSPDSDIDIGIYYNTETLDLVSLNKAAKLVDDEHRDNLVVPPGAWGEWVNGGGWLMMDGYHVDFILRDIERVENVISECQEGIISAHYQTGHPHAYMNVMYMGELAVCKVLWDKQGNISALKQVAKKYPPKLKRAIIGFFTFEAEFSLMFAENNARKNDVYYVTAHIVRAISALNQVLFAVNEEYCLNEKKAVGMIEHFNIHPLGYKDKINSIFAAAGTDGANACVQLKQLINEAKGIFLND, encoded by the coding sequence ATGAATGAAATTAAAACAGTATTAGATGAAGTTGTATCAGCATTGGCAGATGTGTCAGGCATCCAAGCAGTTGTGCTTGGCGGCTCTCGCGCAAGGGGCACGCATTCCCCTGACTCAGATATTGATATCGGTATTTATTACAATACGGAGACACTTGACCTTGTGTCCTTGAACAAGGCAGCCAAACTTGTGGATGATGAACACAGGGATAATTTGGTCGTTCCTCCTGGTGCATGGGGAGAATGGGTTAATGGCGGTGGCTGGCTTATGATGGATGGATACCATGTTGACTTTATACTACGGGATATAGAACGTGTGGAAAATGTAATTTCAGAATGTCAGGAAGGGATTATTTCCGCACATTATCAAACTGGACATCCCCATGCCTACATGAATGTGATGTATATGGGAGAATTAGCAGTATGCAAGGTATTGTGGGATAAACAGGGTAATATTTCAGCTTTGAAGCAAGTCGCGAAAAAATACCCGCCGAAATTGAAAAGAGCTATTATTGGTTTCTTTACGTTTGAAGCAGAGTTTTCTTTAATGTTCGCGGAAAACAATGCCAGGAAAAACGATGTTTATTATGTTACTGCTCATATTGTACGGGCGATTTCAGCGCTGAACCAGGTGTTATTTGCAGTAAATGAAGAGTACTGCCTGAACGAAAAAAAGGCAGTCGGCATGATAGAGCATTTTAACATTCACCCGCTTGGATACAAAGATAAAATAAATTCAATTTTTGCGGCAGCCGGAACAGATGGAGCAAATGCCTGTGTGCAGCTAAAGCAATTGATTAACGAAGCGAAAGGTATTTTTCTGAATGACTGA
- a CDS encoding Vat family streptogramin A O-acetyltransferase encodes MQYGPDPSSIYPNENIKSICYIKNLITRPNIIVGDYTYYDDINGAERFEEHVTHHYEFIGDKLIIGKFCAIAKGIEFVMNGANHRMCSVTTYPFNIMGHGWEKATPTLGDLPFKGDTVVGNDVWIGQNVTVMPGVHIGDGAIVAANSVVTKDIPAYHIAGGNPVRITKKRFDDDLIDYLLKLKWWDWPARKIFDNLEVLCSGNLSRIKETNYEKSIVKEKFS; translated from the coding sequence ATGCAATATGGACCAGATCCAAGTTCCATTTATCCAAATGAAAACATCAAAAGCATATGCTACATTAAAAATTTAATCACACGTCCAAACATTATAGTAGGCGATTACACCTACTATGATGATATCAATGGTGCGGAACGATTTGAAGAGCACGTTACACATCACTATGAATTTATAGGTGATAAGCTCATCATCGGGAAATTCTGCGCTATAGCAAAAGGTATCGAATTTGTAATGAACGGTGCGAATCATAGAATGTGCAGCGTCACTACTTATCCTTTTAACATCATGGGGCATGGTTGGGAAAAGGCAACTCCGACACTTGGGGATTTACCTTTCAAAGGAGATACTGTTGTAGGAAATGATGTGTGGATAGGTCAAAATGTCACTGTAATGCCTGGCGTGCATATTGGTGATGGAGCAATTGTAGCTGCCAATTCAGTAGTTACAAAGGACATACCGGCTTATCATATTGCAGGCGGAAACCCCGTCAGAATTACTAAAAAAAGATTCGACGATGACCTTATAGACTATCTGCTGAAATTAAAATGGTGGGATTGGCCAGCACGTAAAATATTTGATAACCTTGAGGTACTGTGCAGCGGTAACCTTTCAAGAATTAAGGAGACCAACTATGAAAAGTCAATAGTAAAAGAGAAATTTTCTTAA
- a CDS encoding IS110 family RNA-guided transposase: MVPFAFSNDHSGFQKLLKHLDSYSKEELYIGMESTAHYAENLTSFLFTRGFQVCIINPIQTSSLRKSNIRKTKTDSVDTYLIIKALTLNHYHLYSERDYNSLQLKNLCRFRQKLMKARTKVKIQLVTYVDLLFPELQYFFKSGIHGKACYTLLKEQPNPDRIAKMHLTRLTNLLSKSSRGHFKQSKAVHLKELASQSVGIKNDTLSLQILQSIKQIEMYTEQLAEVDQSIHEIMDKMDSVIKTIPGVGAINGAMIIGEIGDISRFDKPCQLLAYAGLDPSVYQSGNFTAARTRMSKRGSKLLRYALINAAWQTTLVNKTFKEYYDLKVSQGRRHYNALGHVAHKLVRVIHKMMSSNVEFNLA, translated from the coding sequence ATAGTACCATTTGCCTTTTCAAATGACCATAGTGGATTTCAAAAACTACTGAAACATTTAGATTCCTATTCTAAAGAAGAGCTTTATATTGGTATGGAATCTACTGCCCATTATGCAGAAAATCTTACCAGCTTCCTTTTCACAAGGGGATTTCAGGTTTGTATAATCAATCCTATTCAAACTTCCTCTCTTAGGAAATCAAATATCCGTAAAACCAAGACGGACTCGGTGGATACTTATCTCATTATCAAAGCTTTAACTTTAAACCACTATCATTTATATTCGGAACGCGATTACAATTCCTTGCAATTAAAAAACCTATGTCGCTTCCGTCAAAAACTTATGAAGGCTAGGACAAAGGTTAAAATTCAACTTGTGACTTATGTGGATTTGTTATTCCCGGAACTCCAGTATTTCTTTAAATCTGGTATTCACGGAAAAGCTTGTTATACTCTATTAAAAGAGCAACCAAATCCCGACAGAATTGCGAAAATGCATCTCACAAGGTTAACTAACCTTTTATCAAAGTCCTCTCGCGGACACTTTAAACAGTCTAAAGCTGTACATTTAAAAGAGCTTGCATCGCAATCTGTCGGTATTAAAAATGATACCCTATCTTTGCAGATTTTGCAATCGATAAAACAGATTGAAATGTACACAGAACAGCTTGCCGAAGTAGATCAATCCATTCATGAAATCATGGATAAGATGGATTCTGTTATTAAGACTATCCCTGGTGTTGGAGCAATAAACGGTGCCATGATTATTGGAGAAATCGGTGATATATCACGTTTTGATAAACCATGCCAACTGCTCGCCTATGCAGGGCTAGATCCATCGGTATATCAATCAGGAAATTTCACTGCCGCTAGAACACGAATGTCCAAACGAGGTTCCAAACTACTTCGATATGCACTAATAAATGCAGCATGGCAAACCACCTTGGTAAATAAAACTTTCAAGGAATATTATGATTTAAAAGTCTCTCAAGGTCGTCGTCACTACAATGCTCTTGGCCATGTAGCTCATAAATTAGTCCGTGTTATACATAAGATGATGAGCTCTAACGTTGAATTCAATTTAGCTTAG
- a CDS encoding class I SAM-dependent methyltransferase, which produces MNNIYDNRQFFDQYSKMSRSQQGLSGAGEWHQFKALFPELSYKSVLDLGCGYGWHCKYAVECGAKQVLGIDLSEKMIHEAKAKNADSKITYRVCGLEEYDYPANSYDCVVSNLVLHYIADIDTIFRKIYLTLKADGVFLLNIEHPVFTAGVNQDWIYDSNGRSQHWPVDDYFYPGERVAHFLGLDVTKQHHTLTQILMGLIKAGFRLDVVEEAMPSADMMDIPGMSDEMRRPMMLLIKSVKQA; this is translated from the coding sequence ATGAACAACATTTATGATAATAGACAATTTTTTGACCAGTATTCGAAGATGTCACGCAGTCAACAAGGCTTATCCGGAGCAGGTGAATGGCATCAGTTCAAGGCCTTGTTTCCTGAATTAAGCTACAAAAGCGTACTCGATCTTGGATGCGGTTATGGCTGGCATTGCAAATATGCGGTTGAGTGCGGTGCAAAGCAGGTATTGGGTATTGACCTGAGTGAAAAAATGATACATGAAGCAAAAGCAAAAAACGCAGACTCGAAAATTACCTATCGGGTTTGCGGGCTGGAGGAATATGATTATCCCGCCAATTCATATGATTGCGTGGTTTCTAATCTGGTGCTTCATTATATTGCAGATATTGATACGATTTTCAGGAAAATATACTTGACGCTAAAGGCTGATGGCGTTTTCCTTCTTAACATTGAACATCCTGTTTTTACAGCGGGTGTAAACCAGGACTGGATTTATGATTCGAATGGCAGATCACAGCACTGGCCTGTTGATGATTATTTTTATCCCGGAGAGCGAGTTGCCCATTTCCTAGGACTGGATGTCACGAAACAACATCATACATTAACGCAAATTCTAATGGGGCTTATAAAAGCCGGATTTCGGCTGGACGTTGTTGAGGAAGCAATGCCAAGCGCCGATATGATGGACATTCCGGGCATGTCAGATGAAATGCGCCGCCCAATGATGCTGCTAATTAAGTCTGTGAAACAAGCTTGA
- a CDS encoding DUF1660 domain-containing protein, whose protein sequence is MGFLCKVFGHKWERLPNECARRCRVCGATVTIEHQWRQIEGQCREKCLNCGKTRDIQHNFIGCECSRCGKVEHQYEYVDGEVTDLQRCNSCGKYYLSPYGRARTDEMAIEAYASLITLHGELLPQVFNDAYLIRKIAGYANRFPDIVIKIFDALDAQNIQRNVIAEERTRVNELKETASLTQEEIRRQEYDANADEGIFHGGVRGDK, encoded by the coding sequence ATGGGATTTCTCTGTAAAGTTTTCGGGCATAAATGGGAGCGTCTGCCTAATGAATGCGCCCGGCGCTGTCGCGTTTGCGGAGCTACGGTAACAATCGAGCATCAATGGCGGCAAATAGAGGGTCAGTGCCGGGAGAAATGCCTGAACTGCGGAAAGACGCGGGATATTCAACACAACTTTATAGGATGTGAATGCTCCCGATGCGGCAAAGTCGAGCATCAATATGAATATGTTGATGGAGAAGTTACCGATCTCCAGCGATGCAATTCATGCGGAAAATACTATTTAAGCCCCTATGGACGCGCCCGTACTGATGAAATGGCGATTGAAGCGTATGCAAGCCTCATTACACTGCATGGCGAACTGCTGCCACAAGTGTTTAACGACGCTTACCTAATTCGCAAGATAGCCGGGTACGCGAATAGATTTCCAGACATAGTTATAAAGATTTTTGATGCTCTTGATGCACAAAACATCCAACGGAATGTGATTGCGGAGGAACGTACAAGGGTTAACGAATTGAAAGAAACAGCTTCACTTACTCAAGAAGAAATACGGCGGCAGGAATACGACGCTAATGCCGACGAAGGCATTTTCCACGGAGGTGTCCGTGGCGACAAATAA